The following proteins are co-located in the uncultured Draconibacterium sp. genome:
- the topA gene encoding type I DNA topoisomerase: MHENLVIVESPAKAKTIEKFLGDGFVVTSSMGHIRDLEKKDFGIDLQKKYTPKYIVSPDKKKIVSELKKLAKTADTVWLASDEDREGEAIAWHLKEVLKLKDENTKRIVFHEITKEAITKAVQHPRDIDINLVNAQQARRVLDRIVGFEVSPVLWKKVKPSLSAGRVQSVAVRLIVEREREIRNFTSESAFRVNGYFLVADDAGNATELKAELPKRFKTRDEANAFLEKCKTAEFTVADVVKKPGKRTPAMPFTTSTLQQEASRKLGFSVSQTMAVAQRLYESGKITYMRTDSVNLSNLALNTSKKKIEDLHGEKYVKIRKFKTKAKGAQEAHEAIRPTYMENETVEGSSQEQRLYELIWKRTIASQMADAILERTNVSINVSNAAESFQATGEVIVFDGFLRVYIESTDDENGGNGNGQAIIPPLHVNDKLEMTSVISTERFTQRPPRYTEASLVKRLEELGIGRPSTYAPTITTVQNRNYVVKEERPGVERNYTVLSLQEGEISEEVKTEITGAEKNKLFPTDIGIVVNDFLLDNFDQIMDYNFTASVEKEFDDIADGNRVWNEMIDKFYLPFHKKVEDALENAERSKGERILGVDPKSGKEVSVKIGRFGPMAQIGESSTEEGAEKPQFSSLRVGQHIETITLEEALELFRLPREVGEYEGKKITVAIGRFGPYVRHNNKFVSLGKEDDPYSVNNERAIELIEAKREKDRLAVVKLFEEDAEVQILNGRWGPYIKHGKKNVKIPKTIKVEAKDLTFEDCMKIINEAPEQKPRRGRKK; this comes from the coding sequence ATGCACGAAAACCTGGTAATTGTCGAGTCGCCTGCGAAGGCAAAAACTATTGAAAAATTTCTTGGAGACGGATTTGTTGTGACCTCAAGCATGGGGCATATCAGGGATCTTGAGAAGAAGGATTTTGGTATTGATTTACAGAAGAAATATACGCCTAAATACATTGTATCGCCCGATAAAAAGAAAATAGTTTCGGAACTAAAGAAACTGGCAAAAACAGCTGATACTGTATGGCTCGCATCCGATGAGGACCGCGAGGGAGAAGCGATTGCCTGGCACTTAAAAGAAGTGCTCAAGTTAAAAGATGAAAATACAAAACGAATTGTTTTTCATGAAATTACGAAAGAAGCAATCACAAAAGCAGTCCAACATCCGAGAGATATTGATATAAACCTGGTAAATGCGCAACAAGCCCGCAGGGTATTGGATCGTATTGTTGGTTTTGAAGTTTCGCCGGTACTATGGAAAAAGGTTAAACCATCGCTTTCGGCAGGAAGGGTTCAGTCGGTAGCTGTTCGTTTAATTGTTGAACGCGAACGCGAAATCAGGAATTTTACAAGTGAATCAGCTTTTAGAGTAAACGGGTATTTTCTGGTTGCCGATGACGCAGGAAATGCAACTGAATTAAAAGCCGAACTTCCGAAACGTTTTAAAACCCGCGACGAAGCGAATGCGTTTCTGGAAAAATGTAAAACAGCAGAATTTACAGTTGCCGATGTGGTAAAAAAGCCCGGAAAAAGAACACCGGCCATGCCATTTACAACATCTACTCTGCAACAGGAAGCCAGTAGAAAACTTGGTTTTTCGGTTTCGCAAACCATGGCGGTTGCGCAACGTTTGTACGAAAGTGGAAAAATTACATACATGCGTACCGATTCGGTAAATCTTTCAAATCTTGCTTTAAATACATCAAAGAAAAAGATTGAAGATTTACATGGAGAAAAGTATGTAAAAATCAGAAAGTTTAAAACAAAAGCCAAAGGAGCTCAAGAGGCTCACGAAGCGATTCGTCCAACATACATGGAGAATGAAACGGTTGAAGGTTCGTCGCAGGAACAAAGGCTTTACGAATTAATATGGAAGCGCACCATTGCTTCGCAAATGGCCGATGCAATTCTGGAGCGTACCAACGTAAGCATAAATGTTTCGAATGCCGCTGAAAGTTTTCAGGCAACTGGCGAGGTCATCGTATTCGACGGATTTTTACGTGTTTATATTGAATCAACCGACGACGAAAACGGAGGCAATGGAAACGGACAGGCCATTATTCCACCTTTACATGTAAATGATAAACTGGAAATGACATCTGTAATTTCCACCGAACGTTTTACGCAACGTCCGCCGCGATATACGGAAGCTTCGCTGGTGAAACGTTTGGAAGAACTTGGAATTGGACGTCCGTCTACTTACGCACCAACAATTACAACGGTACAGAACCGAAATTATGTTGTTAAAGAAGAGCGTCCGGGAGTGGAACGCAATTATACAGTGCTTTCTTTGCAAGAAGGTGAAATAAGTGAGGAAGTGAAAACCGAAATAACCGGAGCAGAAAAGAACAAACTGTTTCCAACTGATATCGGAATTGTTGTAAATGACTTCTTACTCGACAATTTTGATCAGATAATGGACTACAACTTTACTGCAAGCGTTGAGAAGGAATTTGATGATATTGCCGATGGTAACCGGGTTTGGAACGAAATGATTGATAAGTTTTATCTGCCGTTTCATAAAAAAGTTGAAGATGCCCTTGAGAATGCCGAGCGATCAAAAGGAGAACGTATTCTGGGAGTTGATCCGAAATCGGGCAAAGAAGTGTCGGTAAAAATTGGCCGATTTGGACCGATGGCTCAAATTGGTGAATCATCAACCGAAGAGGGAGCAGAAAAACCACAATTCTCGAGTTTACGTGTTGGGCAACACATTGAAACAATAACGCTTGAAGAGGCACTTGAGTTGTTCCGGCTTCCAAGGGAAGTGGGAGAATATGAAGGTAAAAAGATAACCGTTGCCATTGGTCGTTTTGGTCCTTATGTACGGCACAACAATAAATTTGTTTCTTTAGGGAAGGAAGATGATCCGTATTCGGTGAACAACGAAAGAGCCATTGAACTGATTGAGGCAAAACGTGAAAAAGACCGATTGGCAGTTGTGAAACTATTTGAAGAGGATGCGGAAGTGCAGATTTTAAACGGCAGATGGGGACCCTACATTAAACACGGTAAGAAGAATGTAAAAATACCAAAAACAATAAAGGTTGAAGCCAAAGACCTTACGTTTGAAGATTGTATGAAGATTATTAACGAAGCTCCCGAACAAAAACCAAGGCGGGGAAGAAAAAAATAA
- the gldL gene encoding gliding motility protein GldL, whose amino-acid sequence MNIGELFKSKRWKTFMGYVYGWGAAVVMVGALFKLQHWQYSGELLTVGLLTEAFIFFLSAFEPPVEIPEWDKVYPELREDYDLEDFEELQPKKGGIDKLFGNSELTPELLDKVGKGLNELSNTARGISDISSATLATDMYVKNLGSASESMNSFAQINNKANDSINKSVHSLVDSYSVAASQLSETGKRLSATYDKSAEVISGELENIGNSSKKYSGNLERLNKNLDSLNSNFEGQLKETQDQFKANQKFNADLSEMNSVLTSSVDELRKYKENAEMLNKNLQALNEIYGNMLGAMSYKK is encoded by the coding sequence ATGAATATTGGAGAACTTTTTAAGTCAAAACGCTGGAAAACATTCATGGGATATGTTTATGGATGGGGTGCTGCTGTCGTAATGGTTGGTGCTTTATTCAAACTGCAACACTGGCAATATTCCGGCGAATTGTTAACGGTTGGTTTGCTTACCGAAGCATTTATTTTCTTTTTATCTGCTTTCGAACCTCCGGTAGAAATTCCAGAGTGGGATAAAGTATATCCGGAACTTCGGGAAGACTATGACCTGGAAGATTTTGAAGAACTTCAACCCAAGAAAGGTGGAATCGATAAATTGTTTGGTAATTCGGAATTAACACCCGAATTATTGGATAAAGTTGGCAAAGGATTAAACGAATTAAGTAATACCGCAAGAGGAATTAGTGATATTTCTTCAGCAACCTTAGCCACCGACATGTATGTTAAAAACTTAGGATCGGCTTCTGAATCCATGAATTCGTTTGCCCAAATCAACAATAAAGCCAACGATTCAATTAATAAATCAGTGCATTCTTTGGTTGATTCCTATTCTGTTGCAGCGTCTCAACTTTCGGAAACTGGAAAAAGACTTTCGGCAACTTACGATAAGTCGGCTGAAGTAATATCCGGCGAGTTAGAAAATATTGGAAATAGTTCGAAAAAATATTCAGGCAACCTGGAAAGGCTGAATAAAAATCTGGATAGTTTAAATTCCAATTTTGAAGGACAGCTAAAAGAAACTCAGGATCAATTTAAGGCAAATCAGAAGTTTAATGCTGATTTATCTGAAATGAATAGTGTTTTGACTTCATCGGTTGATGAATTAAGAAAATACAAAGAAAATGCAGAAATGCTCAACAAGAATCTTCAAGCCTTAAATGAAATTTATGGCAATATGTTGGGAGCAATGAGTTATAAAAAGTAA
- a CDS encoding transglycosylase domain-containing protein, with product MVEKKINFRKYIIWFWSIVLVSIASAVLFFVLLAQGKLGFMPSFEELENPKNILATEIFFEDGKGLDKYFIRENRTSVGYNNLPPHLVDALIATEDVRFYDHSGIDLRGLFRVVKGLATGDSSSGGGSTLSQQLAKMLFPRDGVSSPVDLVLRKFKEWVISVKLERSYTKEEIILMYLNKYDYLNNAVGIKSAALVYFNIPPDSLQLHQSAMLVGMAKNSSLYNPVRRPELVQQRRNVVLKQMEKYGYITKAVKDSVQQLPLGLEYRKVDYKLGPAPYFREYLRLTLSAKEPVRENYASWQGQKYIEDLDEWKNNPLFGWCSKNQKPNGENYNIYTDGLKIYTTLDSRMQQYAVEAVQQHLGNDLQPLFDGSLKDLDNPPFANNMDAEEVESLLNREIRKSERYRVLNLAGKNFKEIKKVFNEPVEMTIFSWAGEVDTLMAPIDSIKYYLRYFRSSFMAMDTESGKVKAYVGGPNYQYFMYDMVKDGKRQVGSTVKPFLYTLAMQNGLTPCTKVPYVSQQFQQWDGSIYEPKDSDVDEEMDGQMVTLKWGLANSKNRISAWVLKQFNPQAVVDVMKRLGIYSPIEPVNSMFLGVSDVTLYEMVGAFNTFANLGVYTKPYFVTRIEDRHGNVIARFQPERHEAIDEQTSYLMLNLLQGVIDEGTGIRLRGSNLWRERVTQEYGEFTMPIAGKTGTTQNHSDGWFIGTTPKLTAGVWTGADLRSIHFKTIGSGQGANMALPIWGYFYKKVLADESLGIKEEEMEFKKPLHFDINLDCDELEQKKNKPAEFDDFF from the coding sequence ATGGTTGAAAAGAAAATAAATTTCAGAAAATATATCATTTGGTTTTGGTCTATCGTGTTAGTTTCCATTGCATCTGCTGTATTGTTCTTCGTTTTACTGGCACAGGGAAAACTTGGTTTTATGCCGAGTTTTGAGGAGCTCGAAAATCCTAAAAACATACTGGCGACAGAGATCTTTTTTGAAGACGGCAAAGGCCTTGACAAATATTTTATTCGCGAAAACAGAACTTCTGTTGGCTATAATAATTTACCTCCGCATTTAGTTGATGCTTTAATTGCAACCGAAGATGTGCGTTTTTACGATCACTCTGGCATTGATTTACGTGGATTGTTTCGTGTGGTAAAAGGGTTGGCAACAGGCGATTCAAGTTCCGGGGGTGGAAGTACATTAAGCCAGCAGCTGGCCAAAATGCTTTTCCCGCGTGATGGTGTTTCAAGCCCGGTCGATCTTGTTCTTCGGAAATTTAAAGAATGGGTTATTTCGGTAAAACTGGAACGTAGCTACACCAAAGAAGAAATTATTTTAATGTACCTAAACAAGTACGATTATTTAAACAATGCGGTAGGTATTAAATCGGCTGCGCTTGTTTATTTTAACATACCTCCCGACTCGCTACAGTTGCACCAGTCGGCCATGTTGGTTGGAATGGCAAAAAACTCTTCTCTGTACAATCCTGTCCGACGTCCGGAACTTGTTCAACAACGTCGCAATGTGGTTTTAAAACAAATGGAGAAATATGGATACATTACAAAAGCGGTAAAAGATTCGGTTCAACAACTTCCTTTAGGACTGGAATACCGAAAGGTGGATTACAAGTTGGGACCGGCGCCTTATTTTCGCGAATACCTCCGTTTAACTTTATCGGCGAAAGAACCTGTGCGCGAAAACTATGCGTCGTGGCAAGGACAGAAATACATTGAAGATTTAGACGAATGGAAAAACAATCCGCTTTTTGGCTGGTGTAGTAAAAACCAGAAACCCAATGGCGAAAACTACAACATTTATACCGACGGACTTAAAATTTATACCACACTCGACTCGCGTATGCAGCAGTATGCCGTTGAAGCGGTACAACAGCATCTGGGAAACGATTTGCAGCCCTTGTTCGACGGCAGTTTGAAAGACCTCGACAATCCACCTTTTGCCAATAATATGGATGCCGAAGAAGTGGAGAGCCTCTTAAATCGTGAAATAAGAAAAAGCGAACGTTACCGGGTTTTAAATCTGGCAGGTAAAAATTTTAAGGAAATTAAGAAGGTATTCAATGAACCTGTTGAAATGACCATTTTTTCGTGGGCAGGCGAAGTCGACACTTTAATGGCACCCATTGATTCTATTAAATATTATCTACGCTATTTCCGTTCGTCGTTTATGGCCATGGACACTGAAAGCGGGAAAGTAAAAGCGTATGTTGGCGGCCCCAACTACCAGTATTTTATGTACGACATGGTAAAAGACGGGAAACGCCAGGTGGGATCAACGGTTAAACCATTTTTATATACACTGGCCATGCAAAACGGCTTAACTCCATGTACCAAAGTTCCATATGTTAGTCAGCAATTTCAGCAGTGGGATGGCAGTATTTACGAACCCAAAGACTCGGATGTTGACGAAGAAATGGACGGCCAGATGGTTACCTTAAAATGGGGATTGGCCAACTCAAAAAACCGTATTTCGGCCTGGGTATTAAAACAGTTTAATCCGCAAGCTGTGGTCGACGTAATGAAACGCCTGGGTATTTACAGTCCGATTGAACCTGTAAATTCAATGTTTTTAGGTGTTTCGGATGTAACCTTGTACGAAATGGTTGGCGCGTTTAATACTTTTGCAAACCTGGGTGTGTACACCAAACCCTATTTTGTTACCCGCATAGAAGACCGCCATGGCAACGTAATTGCACGTTTTCAGCCGGAACGCCACGAAGCAATCGATGAACAAACATCGTACTTAATGCTGAATTTATTACAGGGTGTAATCGACGAAGGAACCGGAATTCGTTTGCGCGGCTCAAATTTATGGCGCGAAAGAGTTACGCAGGAATATGGAGAATTCACAATGCCAATTGCCGGAAAAACAGGTACCACCCAAAACCACTCGGATGGCTGGTTTATTGGAACTACTCCGAAATTAACCGCCGGGGTTTGGACCGGAGCCGATTTGCGAAGCATTCATTTTAAAACCATTGGTTCGGGTCAGGGTGCGAATATGGCCTTACCTATTTGGGGCTATTTTTACAAAAAAGTTTTGGCAGACGAATCACTCGGAATCAAGGAAGAAGAAATGGAATTTAAAAAACCGTTGCACTTCGATATAAATCTTGATTGTGACGAGCTGGAACAGAAGAAGAATAAACCGGCCGAATTTGACGATTTCTTTTAA
- the gldM gene encoding gliding motility protein GldM, which translates to MGAKNCPETPRQKMINMMYIVLTAMLALNVAAEVLESFRVVDTSLMQTLEAVQMQNSQIYSSFEQAYAENPAKVAEWKKKADDVESKSAELILYVSSLKDELVKYSGSKLVDEQNQITEEDYIHVTVEGDTLEIGKVDDLNGPSELMITQKRAAELKAKINQYRDFLVSLVNEDDVDLRETILRELSVADPTSNLNSKRDAKTWESEYFEDKPLIAVLTLLSKIQIDVKNSESNIAKYLYSEIDAGSFKFNKLGAKVIANSNIVLLGDTYQADVFLAAEDTTQQPQIFINNREVEVKDGKATYRGSTERAGVFTWEGLIKYKTPGGIIKSYPFKQEYQVAQPSVTMSATKMNVFYRGIKNPFEVGGGAIPNENLEVTMTNGKISKVGDAYMIEPTDLDPNQSKTKVSVYANIGGQRRLINTTSWRVKKVPDPVAQINGQSGGDIRKEVLGIQDGVLAVLVDFDFDFKYTITQFTIETSAAGGFTNSYPSRSNRFTPEQKEALKRVNVNSKVYIGDIKAVGDDGTTRDLDPISFKIK; encoded by the coding sequence ATGGGTGCAAAAAATTGTCCGGAGACCCCGCGGCAAAAAATGATAAACATGATGTACATTGTCCTCACTGCAATGTTGGCGTTAAACGTTGCGGCTGAGGTGCTTGAGTCTTTCAGAGTGGTAGATACCAGCCTGATGCAAACCCTTGAGGCAGTACAAATGCAGAATTCCCAAATTTATTCTTCGTTTGAACAAGCCTATGCAGAAAATCCTGCAAAGGTTGCTGAATGGAAAAAGAAAGCTGATGATGTTGAATCCAAATCAGCTGAACTGATACTTTATGTGTCGTCATTAAAGGACGAATTGGTAAAATATTCAGGTAGCAAGTTGGTTGATGAACAAAATCAAATTACCGAAGAAGACTATATTCATGTTACTGTTGAGGGGGATACTCTTGAAATTGGAAAAGTTGATGATTTAAACGGACCTTCAGAATTGATGATAACCCAGAAAAGGGCCGCTGAATTAAAAGCAAAAATTAATCAATATCGTGATTTTCTCGTTTCATTAGTTAACGAAGATGACGTTGACCTGAGAGAAACCATATTGAGAGAACTTAGCGTGGCTGACCCTACATCCAATTTAAATAGTAAACGCGATGCGAAAACCTGGGAGTCTGAATACTTTGAAGATAAACCATTGATTGCAGTGTTAACTTTACTTTCTAAAATTCAGATCGATGTAAAAAACTCAGAATCAAATATTGCAAAATATTTGTATTCCGAAATTGATGCCGGATCGTTTAAATTTAACAAGTTGGGGGCGAAGGTTATTGCAAATTCAAATATTGTTCTACTGGGCGATACCTATCAGGCAGACGTGTTTTTGGCAGCGGAAGATACAACACAACAACCACAAATATTTATAAATAACCGCGAGGTTGAAGTAAAAGATGGTAAAGCAACTTACCGTGGTAGCACTGAAAGAGCCGGAGTATTTACTTGGGAAGGTTTAATAAAATATAAAACACCGGGAGGAATTATTAAAAGTTACCCATTTAAGCAGGAATACCAGGTTGCACAACCAAGTGTTACCATGTCGGCTACTAAAATGAATGTATTCTATCGGGGAATAAAGAATCCGTTCGAAGTGGGTGGAGGAGCAATCCCGAATGAAAACCTTGAAGTTACAATGACCAACGGTAAAATTTCGAAAGTTGGTGATGCGTATATGATTGAACCAACTGATTTAGATCCTAATCAATCGAAAACAAAGGTTTCGGTTTATGCCAACATTGGCGGACAGCGACGATTGATTAATACTACAAGCTGGAGGGTTAAGAAAGTTCCGGATCCGGTTGCTCAAATCAACGGACAGTCAGGAGGAGATATACGAAAGGAAGTTTTAGGTATTCAGGACGGGGTATTGGCAGTTTTGGTTGATTTTGATTTCGACTTTAAATATACAATTACACAATTTACAATTGAAACCAGTGCAGCCGGTGGATTTACAAACAGTTATCCTTCGCGCTCTAACAGATTTACTCCGGAACAAAAAGAAGCATTAAAACGCGTAAACGTAAATAGTAAAGTTTATATAGGTGATATTAAGGCGGTTGGTGACGACGGAACTACGAGAGATCTGGACCCAATATCATTTAAAATAAAATAA
- a CDS encoding SUMF1/EgtB/PvdO family nonheme iron enzyme produces MKKLLLIAVVFSFALGFTGCLGGGSGGNGELTGVQKRQRFKETQPYGMVYIRRGSFNIGPSDQDASSAGVPTKTVSQEPFWMDDTEITNNEYRQFVGWVKESMARRMLGDQYPEFLITEDRDGNPIDPPQINWREKIDWEDPDFQMAMEDMYLPENERFFGKKEIDTRKLVYEYWWVDLNQAAKRSNSFNFETQRYEGNVYNVEGDLVPIENRSSFMMRDQVHVYPDTLCWIRDFTYSYNEPLATRYFYHPGFDEYPVVGVTWKQVNAFCNWRTKIQTDYLSERGEATLMEYRLPTEVEWEYAARGGKEFSMYPWGGYYPRDEDGVFLANFKPLRGNYVEDGAIATIKVGSYDPNEYGLYDMAGNVAEWTSTAYDEAGYNYFSDLNPTFTYNARKDDPPVMKRKVIRGGSWKDISQFVQVSTRNYEYQDTTKSYVGFRCVRSTFGDEF; encoded by the coding sequence ATGAAGAAACTACTTTTAATTGCAGTGGTATTCTCTTTTGCACTAGGTTTTACGGGATGCCTTGGAGGTGGTTCCGGAGGAAACGGAGAGCTGACCGGGGTGCAAAAAAGGCAAAGATTTAAGGAAACCCAACCTTATGGAATGGTATACATACGTAGAGGAAGTTTCAATATTGGACCCAGTGATCAGGACGCCAGTAGTGCAGGTGTACCTACAAAAACTGTTTCGCAGGAACCATTTTGGATGGATGATACTGAAATAACTAATAATGAGTACCGTCAGTTTGTGGGTTGGGTAAAAGAATCGATGGCTCGCAGAATGTTGGGAGATCAATATCCTGAATTTTTAATTACAGAAGACCGAGATGGTAATCCGATTGATCCGCCGCAAATTAACTGGCGCGAAAAAATTGATTGGGAAGATCCTGATTTCCAAATGGCAATGGAAGATATGTACTTGCCTGAAAACGAACGCTTTTTTGGCAAAAAGGAAATTGATACCCGTAAGCTGGTTTATGAATACTGGTGGGTTGATTTAAATCAGGCAGCAAAACGTAGCAATAGCTTTAATTTTGAGACACAACGATACGAAGGAAACGTATATAATGTGGAAGGCGACCTTGTGCCTATCGAAAACCGTTCATCGTTTATGATGCGCGATCAGGTTCACGTTTATCCCGATACTTTATGCTGGATTCGTGATTTTACCTATTCGTACAACGAACCGCTGGCAACACGTTATTTCTATCACCCTGGTTTTGACGAATACCCGGTTGTTGGTGTAACCTGGAAACAGGTGAACGCATTTTGTAACTGGCGTACAAAAATTCAAACAGATTATTTGAGCGAAAGAGGAGAAGCGACGCTTATGGAGTATCGTCTGCCTACCGAAGTAGAGTGGGAATATGCAGCCAGAGGTGGAAAAGAATTTTCAATGTATCCGTGGGGAGGTTATTATCCAAGAGATGAAGACGGAGTGTTTTTAGCAAACTTCAAACCTTTACGTGGTAATTATGTTGAAGATGGAGCAATTGCCACCATAAAAGTAGGAAGCTACGATCCGAACGAGTACGGTTTGTATGACATGGCAGGTAACGTAGCAGAGTGGACAAGTACTGCATATGACGAGGCTGGATACAATTATTTTAGCGATTTGAATCCAACCTTCACATATAATGCACGAAAAGACGATCCGCCGGTAATGAAACGTAAAGTAATCAGAGGTGGTTCGTGGAAAGATATCTCTCAATTTGTTCAGGTATCAACACGTAACTACGAATATCAGGATACAACTAAATCGTATGTTGGTTTCCGTTGTGTTCGTTCAACATTTGGTGACGAATTTTAG
- a CDS encoding arginase family protein: protein MNLQHYFNPVDFEAYSKDITYNWKYSLGATIEKCTTRFREGNEKNIELAIVGVPFVTNENISLYSDATNLIRKELYQLAAQGKVNLIDFGNLKESSSNKGNYLALRDVVDYLNEMNIVTLILGGSQDFSYGVCQAFRNNKFFSYSTIDAFLDVKKGKETFSQANYLSRIFSSQPTIFEFNLLGHQSHYIPTEYFAKVKGVNNHLRLGQLRDNIGLAEPVFRNTDFLSFDFVALKHSDAPGASNQPNGLRNEEACQLAKYAGLSTRLKVFGLMGMQSEIEKCPISVGIAAQIIWYFIEGHSNRSALKPEGKEGFSVNKVDIAELDAPLKFYQNIETNQWWMEIQAINNEIIYLACLEKDYFDACSNEIPTIWLKYIQKIDEILK from the coding sequence ATGAACCTACAACATTATTTCAATCCTGTTGATTTTGAAGCGTATTCCAAAGACATTACGTATAACTGGAAATATTCCCTTGGAGCGACTATCGAAAAGTGCACCACGCGATTCAGAGAAGGAAATGAGAAAAATATTGAACTGGCAATTGTAGGAGTTCCCTTTGTTACAAATGAAAATATATCGCTTTATTCCGACGCCACAAACCTGATTCGGAAAGAATTGTATCAGCTTGCTGCACAAGGGAAAGTTAATCTCATTGATTTTGGAAATTTAAAGGAGTCGAGCAGTAATAAAGGGAATTATCTGGCTTTGCGCGATGTTGTTGATTACCTCAACGAAATGAATATCGTTACCTTGATTTTAGGTGGCAGCCAGGATTTTAGTTATGGTGTTTGTCAAGCCTTTCGGAATAATAAATTCTTTTCGTATTCTACCATCGATGCATTTCTGGATGTAAAAAAAGGAAAAGAAACATTTAGTCAGGCAAATTATTTATCGCGTATTTTTAGCAGCCAGCCAACTATTTTTGAGTTTAATTTATTGGGGCATCAAAGTCATTATATTCCAACCGAATATTTTGCAAAGGTGAAAGGTGTTAATAACCATCTTCGGTTAGGGCAGTTAAGAGACAATATTGGTTTGGCAGAGCCTGTTTTTCGGAATACCGATTTTCTTTCTTTCGATTTTGTTGCATTAAAACACAGTGACGCTCCGGGGGCAAGTAATCAGCCAAATGGCTTGCGAAATGAAGAAGCCTGCCAGCTTGCCAAATACGCCGGTTTAAGTACGCGTCTTAAGGTTTTTGGACTAATGGGAATGCAGTCTGAAATTGAGAAATGTCCCATTTCTGTGGGGATAGCAGCGCAAATTATCTGGTATTTTATTGAAGGGCATTCAAACAGAAGTGCTCTAAAACCTGAAGGGAAAGAAGGGTTTAGTGTGAACAAAGTTGACATTGCCGAACTGGATGCGCCACTTAAATTTTATCAGAATATTGAGACAAATCAGTGGTGGATGGAAATACAGGCAATAAACAACGAAATCATATATTTGGCGTGTTTGGAAAAGGATTATTTCGACGCTTGTAGCAATGAAATTCCTACTATTTGGTTAAAATATATTCAAAAAATAGACGAAATATTAAAATAA
- a CDS encoding type IX secretion system membrane protein PorP/SprF — translation MRRTVSFLFLVIIVEFAAYGQQDPQYTNNMHYKLGVNPGFAGTGDAITGLLINRYQWSGVSGAPKTLVFSADATIKAFGGSEGVGINVLSDKYGFYDNTWVTLSFSHKITTALGTLGLGISPGVFNYSINGEWVIPQDDMYTQPESDPSIPQGEASQMAFDMGFGAFLYTNKYYAGFSVTHLNQAAVKYDEVATDYLVRHYYLMGAYNIKLSDPLFELWPSFMVKTDLASVQFDINANIVYNEKIWGGLSYRHQDALALLLGMELFNGLRVGYSFDLVTSALSRNAIGSHEVFLSYSIDLDKNRSQKYKSIRFL, via the coding sequence ATGAGAAGAACTGTTTCTTTTTTGTTTTTAGTGATAATAGTAGAGTTCGCTGCTTATGGTCAGCAAGATCCTCAGTACACCAATAATATGCATTATAAATTAGGTGTAAATCCTGGGTTTGCAGGAACAGGGGATGCCATTACTGGCTTGTTAATAAATCGGTATCAATGGTCTGGAGTAAGCGGAGCACCAAAAACGTTGGTGTTTAGTGCCGATGCAACAATTAAAGCATTTGGAGGATCGGAAGGAGTTGGAATAAATGTACTGAGTGACAAGTACGGATTTTATGACAATACCTGGGTTACCCTAAGTTTTTCACATAAAATAACAACAGCTCTTGGAACACTGGGACTAGGTATCTCGCCGGGAGTTTTTAATTATAGTATTAACGGAGAGTGGGTTATTCCACAAGATGATATGTATACGCAACCAGAGTCTGATCCTTCAATTCCCCAGGGCGAGGCCAGTCAAATGGCTTTCGATATGGGATTTGGGGCTTTTCTGTATACTAATAAGTACTATGCAGGTTTTTCAGTAACACATCTGAATCAGGCTGCTGTTAAGTACGACGAAGTTGCAACCGACTATCTGGTAAGGCATTATTATTTAATGGGAGCTTACAATATTAAGCTAAGCGATCCGTTGTTTGAATTGTGGCCATCGTTTATGGTGAAAACAGATTTGGCCAGTGTCCAGTTTGATATAAATGCGAATATTGTTTACAATGAAAAAATCTGGGGTGGTCTTTCGTATCGGCACCAGGATGCGCTGGCACTGCTGCTGGGAATGGAATTATTTAATGGATTAAGAGTTGGATATTCGTTTGATTTGGTAACTTCGGCCCTAAGCAGAAATGCGATAGGGTCGCATGAGGTGTTTTTAAGCTATTCGATTGATTTAGACAAGAATAGGAGCCAAAAATATAAGAGTATTCGCTTTTTGTAA